The nucleotide sequence CACCAACACTTTATCTCCTGAGCCACACGTTTGTAAAAACTTTGacatttcttaagaaaaaaagatttttattttttttttttcgaataaTGTGTTAATGCTAGAACCTGCTAAAGCTGTTTCACTAACATGACTTTATATGTTGACAAAAGAAGACTGTAATTCATGAACAACAGAATAGGTGCACTTTTGTTTTACATCTTAACAAATTAATCGTACATTTAACAGATATGCTAAAACTGATGTGCACATGAGATGAGAAGTCGAGTCATGTCAGTAGCCTTACTTTGTGCAATTTTTGCAATTCCAGTTGGTCACTTTAGTGGAGCAGACACGTTCTGCTTCAACGTCCTTTCATTAATTGTTTCAGTACTTATTCTTTTGTATTAAATCTCCAACCCTTTGAATGAAACGGCCAAATCTATTGTCATTTCCCTGCGTCTGCTGGTTTGTATAACTGCTATTGTCAAATTTACTATATAGTCTGTTTGCTGATACTTGTTGCTTTGACAAGAAATCCGATTTGGGTGTTGAGTCTGTCTTCTCGTTCTGAAAAATGACCATGGGTTGTTCCTGTGTTTTGGAGGTCTCTGCACTTGCAGGGGTGTGAGAGGGATGCAGCTCTTCGGTGCTGAACCGAGGCGCAGATGTCTCTCCCGCCAGGCCAACAGAGCAATTCTCAGCTTCAGAGATCTTCCCATTAGCTTGCTTCATTATGCTGCTCTCAAAAGACTTGGTGGAATTGGCAGTGCTATCCTGGTATCTGTTGCCTTGTTCGTTGTCATTATAATCTGAGAGAATTGTATCAGTGCTGCTTCCCATTTGAAGACTTTCTGAGTTCTTTCCTTTCGGTGAGCTGTCCCCCTTTTGTGGGATGTTTAGAAGGGATTTTATTTTCTTGGTGCTCCTTTTCAGGAAGCGCTGTGATGATGCGATGTTTGGTTTTGAAGGCTGATTGCCATCTCTGTCCAGAAATGTTGCTGACACAGTTCTTGAGGGAAGCTCTTGCCATATGTTTCCTGAGGTTGATGTGGTCTCATCTGCCTTTTTGAAATCATGATGTGAGACAGACCTCTTGTCCTCTTTTAAATTTGGTGTGTATGATTGGTTTCTGGGATTCTCGTTTGCAGACATGTTGCAGATTTTCTGTCTTCTAGGTAAAGATGAATATATGTAACTAGAGGGCTCATTTAAATCACTGTTATATGTATTACACCTGGGATTAGCCACGCCGTGCCTTTTGTATTGGTCCTCTTGCTGGTAGTCATGTTCCttgttttcaaatttatttttggaTTCATTTAAACTTGCATATATTGGATCCCGTCCAGAGCCATTGGTTTTGTTACTTCCTGAGTTTTCTAAAATCTGTAAACTGCGCATTGTTAACATGTAGTCATCGTGCTGTGCTGTCTGATTCCACTGGCTTGAAGAATACATCTGAGCATTTGACTGAATTTTTGATGGATCGTAGTTGGAGGATGCTGAATTATTGGAGTAGTTGTTTGTCTCTGGTTGTTCTGGTATGGTGGATGTGAAAACGACCGATGACCTGATGCGGGAGTGTGGTGGAGGAGCCATTTTATTCTCCTCAAATTGGTCCAGATAATCATTGTTCTCACCGTAAGGTTCATCATTGCTGTTGTTGAGGTAAGACTCTATCCTCCATGTCCGAAGGAAAGACTTGGAAGTGTTTGCTAAACTGGGCAGGTTTTGCCTCATATTGAGAGCTTGTTTGTCATGGCCGTGGTAAGACTGGCGCATATTTGAGCCCCTGAACATTGGGTTGATGACGTAACTTTCATACTGCTTGTCAACATTGTTGGAGAAACCACCATAACAGTTGCTCTCTGCTGCCACGTTCCAATTACTAGAACCATACTTGGGCAATTTTGGCAGATACACAGGCCCCTGCCGCTCTCCTGCATAGCTGTGTCTTTTGTAATACTCTGATGTGTCTTGAAGGAATCTAGCATGGGGTGTGACAAGTGGTCTTTCTTCAACCTCTCTCAGTGCCGAAAATCCTGATCTCCTTTCGCAGGCTTGCCGGTAAACAGCGTCAAGTGTATGCCTTAAATGATCTTTCCTTTCAAAGGGTTGGCTGGCATGAATCAGATAACTATCCATTTTTCCATTGGGCTTCATCTCGCACTGGTGTCTGCTGACAGTCTGAAACTGAGCTGGGACTGTTGATCGAGCATACAATGTCCGAAATTCCTCATCATAAGTCTCCACTAATTGGCCTGTTATGACCTGAACCATGCTGAGGTTTATCTTCTCATAGGACCACATGAAGCTGTCAAAAAAAGACATAAACTTAACAGAAACATAGTTATTAAATTTCAGTCCTAGCACACACAAGTGTGTTGGAATGCAGTTTATCTTTGGTAAGTTATATACAATTTTTGAACTGTCTGTTgacaaatgttaaatgttttttgagttctTGTATTAGGTGGgacagagaaaaaaattaaaaaaaattaaaacaaaaagatttAAGCCACTTAACATTTAATGTGACAAAAACAACTATGGTTGTATATTAGTGCACATGTATGAAGCTAAAGGAAACCCAaatgggaataataataataataattattattattaaattaataacaaaaaataaataaaaatgccacCTCACCTATATGATCCAAAAAACACTTTTTGGCAGTCAACAAGAAAAAAATTCTGTCCCATTCCTCCATGGAACTTTACCCCAGTTCTGCAACAGTATTCCTGGCCTTTCACTGTGCGTATCCTCATATTCTATAtccaagaagaaaaaaataaattatatatatatatatatatatatatatatatatatatatatatatatatattttatatatatattctagcaAGACGCCAAGTCTTATAgtcaatataatattatacaatattatacaaGTCAATATAAATATCCTTGAATTTGAAACGACATTTTAACTACTTTAATTCAAATTCTTACTGTGCAGGATTCATCAGTAgacattatttcaaattaaacatACAGGTGTCTCAAAAAAATCATGGAATATTCcaagaaagaagaaagagaagTTCTGAGAGAGAAGAGCTCCGTTAAAATAACAACAGTAACAGCATGACAAGTTTTCAGATTGCtcttgatttgtttttttctggttaTACATTATGTCAGTCAATTTTTAAAACTGACATCAGCCTTAGCCATCAGCTAGGAGAATATAATTCAGATAAATGAGGAAATAGTCACACCCATGAATCAGATATATATGTATCCAGTGCTTCCCACGGGTATGAAATATACTTGCGGTGGTAGCTGGGTGGAAAATCCTCCTATTAAccacggcaaaaaaaaaaaaaaaaaaaaaaaatggtctactacatgtgacaaataacaaataatgtgtgattttttacaatatttaaattaattgaattatattttaattacataggCTTCTATTACATTTAAGTACATActaatattatgtattaatatgCATGGTAGAGTTCTCTTTACTTTGTCATATAATGCCTCTCTCAatgtcaaataatgtttttttttgtttgtttttgtggggAAACATCCCAGACAGAAACTacaatattttactataaatgaaatcgaaattaaattaattgtgtaaccaaaatacacaaaaatacacaaaatacaaaaaaaatacgaaaaataaaaataaaaacactctcGGACACCGAACAAGCAGACACAAAATGTGTTGGGCGAGGGGAGATTTTCTACTATTTAATCGATCACAGATGGTTTCATTATTTTGGGCAgatataataaaaagtattaagataaaaataataaaagcaaaaatgtctCTCTGGGTGGCCCGTCCAAGAAAAGTCTATGCGTGGGAAGCCCTGGTATctaataaaaattgcatttgatgCACTTTGGCACCTGCAATTCAAAGCTCGAAAATCACAAATGCATGATAAGTGTTCAAGTGATTTTGGCcagtataaaatgtttttcacaggATGACAGAAAGACTTTTTAGCACGACTGTGGCAAATTTAGGTGTGTAgttattgtttcatttatttatattcattctcATGCTGCCGCAGAGAACGGGAATGCTTGTCAAAAGGGTGCAGCTTTATACTGTATTTCTTTTTCTCTTGGCTAATGCACACATGCTTGGTCGATGTGGAGCTTGAGATAAACTGTGTCTCATTCTCACAAAGTACATTTGATCGTGATGCAAAAGCCATGAGGAAATATGCTTGTGTGGGTAGTAAAAACTGAGCTTCATCTTATGGTACCGTTCCTGCCGTTACGTTTAGAGTTGCTTTTTCTTCTTCCactgattaatttatttgttgtttttagtgTGGTGATTTGATTGATCCAGCTATCCAATGCTTTGTGATTGTCCAAATACCTCAAGCGTTTGATGGGAATTTTACGCCCCTTATCATATTGTGATGCTGTGTCCCTgcacgatgagacaaaaccaatgcCGCGTAAACATGTAACCATGTAACCATgtaaccatgtctgcatttgtgatcgtagaaacgacaaacaagcactactctacactgctcaaaactcgagTATGAATTGTCAGtgacaaattctttaaatatgaaaaagtactgagaaagtgaaagtgagtcAGAAGCACATAACtctccttgcaaagttggaattgaaGCACCTTATAGAAATGGCGCAGCTGGCCTATTACTCTACCAGATTCAGAAAACAGTCCTccgtaaaatgcgctgcacaaatctgaatatttgggttgagcTGTTCTTGAACAGCGTTGTAaacacaacttaaccactgatttctagttgtgtcctcttttggaaggccaaacaaagtatttttgctttaaCAATGAAACATACAGCGTCTCCATGACATGGCAGctgcaacaatactacagcgagaatcaaagtcatgccttctttctttgtgtgaacacttGGGCGATGTTATGCTAATCtccccacacagtgacgtagataTGTGGTGGTGTGTTTGaacaaggcattttaggagggtgtggataagtcttaacatttataaaaaatgtctatttgggtttgagactttaggcTTTGAACTTTatggatcttatctatgcacaaacagcctgtaacactccaaaaagatgGGAAAACTtgaatcatatgacccctttaataaaactGTCCTTCAATCGCTGCAATGAATgcgttttcatttcatttaatgcaAGGGACCATTTAGAAATGAAACTGAACTGcaccatgtttaaaaaaaaatggtagtttataaataaataaatacagtattgttcaaaataatagcagtacaatgtgactaaccagaataatcaaggtttttagtatatgtttttattgctacgtggcaaacaagttaccagtaggttcagtagattgtcagaaaacaaacaagacccagcattcatgatatgcacgctcttaaggctgtgcaattgggcaaatagttgaaaggggtgtgttcaaaaaaatagcagtgtctacctttgactgtacaaactcaaaactattttgtacaaacatttttttttttctgggatttagcaatcctgtgaatcactaaactaatatttagttgtatgaccacagttttttaaaactgcttgacatctgtgtggcatggagtcaaccaacttgtggcacctctcagctgttattccactccatgattctttaacaacattccacaattcattcacatttcttggttttgcttcagaaacagcatttttgatatcaccccacaagttctcaattggattaaggtctggagattgggctggccactccataacattaattttgttggtttggaaccaagactttgcccgtttactagtgtgttttgggtcattgtcttgttgaaacaaccatttcaagggcatgtcctcttcagcatagggcaacatgacctcttcaagtattttaacatatgcaaactgatccatgatccctggtatgcgataaataggcccaacaccatagtaggagaaacatgcccatatcatgatgcttgcacctccatgcttcactgtcttcactgtgtactgtggcttgaattcagagtttgggggtcgtctcacaaactgcctgtggcccttggacccaaaaagaacaattttactctcatcagtccacaaaatgttcctccatttctctttaggccagttgatgtgttctttggcaaattgtaacctcttctgcacatgccttttttttaacagagggactttgcgggggattcttgaaaatagattagcttcacacagacgtcttctaacagtcacagtacttacaggtaactccagactgtctttgatcatcctggaggtgatcattggctgagcctttgccattctggttattcttctatccattttgatggttgtcttccgttttcttccacgtctctctggttttgctctccattttaaggcattggagatcattttagctgaacagcctatcattttttccacctctttataggttttcccctctctaatcaactttttaatcaaagtacgctgttcttctgaacaatgtcttgaacgacccattttcctcagctttcaaatgcatgttcaacaagtgttggcttcatccttaaataggggccacctgattcacacctgtttcttcacaaaattgatgacctcagtgattgaatgccacactgctatttttttgaacacacccctttcaactaattcaactaattgcccaattgcacagccttaagagcgtgcatatcatgaatgctgggtctcatttgttttctgagaatctactgaacctactggtaacttgtttgccacgtagcaataaaaaaatatacgaaaaaccttgattattctggttagtcacattgtactgctattattttgaacaatactgtacataaacaaaTCTGATGAGTATTTTCTGGTAATTGTTACTACTACTCTCTATTTGTTTGTCAATTCATTAATTTTCCCGATTTTTCCAGTACTGAGAGTATATGTTGATCCAGTACACACATTCTCTTTCCTTTAGAGCACACTCAGTCAAGAAAACCTTTTCATGCACAGGTTCATACATTAAGCAATACACTTTTCTCATGCCAGTGGTTGaggaaatgtatttgtttagagCAGCACTGTTCTCTTGAGCAGGACAGGAAGCCTGGTCTCTCTCAGACTGGCACTGCACTTTGCTCCGCTGCTTGCTCTGCATTTCAGTGAAATCACACAATGAAACGCAACCAAATGGGCACTTTCTGATATGCAGAAGCACTGTTGGTTTATAAAAAGGTATATACAATGCAAAGCGAGAATCATATCACTGGACCAAAGCATAACATGAAGTTGTTTTTGAATATTTATCCATATCTATATTGTATGTATTTCAattgattcattattttttaagtgtttgttttctaTCAAACATAAGTAAAAAGGGTCATAATATagtaaattatgcttttttggGGATGGTATTCAATCATTGAATGCAATACACAGTAGAAAATGGACACTTACCCTGAGTTTTTGGATTTGGAAGTCTTGTTTTTCTACCATATTGAGAAAGCTTTTGAAGTTATTATGGTCAAGGAGAATGTAGACAGAAACACCTCTGACTGAGGCATCCACCACTTCTTTAAAAATGTCCACATCAGTGAAAATATCCATAGTGATTGCTATGACCTGTATagacataaaaatgaaaacataaaagaaaCGTCAGCCTCAGAAGATTTTTGGGCATTCACCGTCAGAACAGGCCATCTCTGATATTCTCTTAAATCAGTGACATCCCTGTCAGTTATACAAAGCTGAACAAAGCAGAGGTGCCAGCCCAGAAGCTGCTTCAGTTTATTAAACGGCACCCTTCATTTTTCtgtgtttcagaaaaaaacatttaataacttGAAAGATGGCTTTCATGAAACCGACAGGGGGTGATATGAATTTTCTTGGGCCTTTTGCCTAATATTAAACAGAAAGAAGTCAGGGAGAAGACTGTGCagtttgtattatttaaagatttaatcCTAGCATTTGTTTTTCAGGAAGACTGCAATTCCATGATTCAAGACTTGACAGGTTTAAGATGTTTCATTAATGCCAAAGGACAATGAGTCTTATTATAAGTTGTATCTCACCACACCCTGTACAACATGTACTGATTAACAAATGATTTGTATAGAATTTCTACAGAATTTGATTAGTCCTTGTTAGTATTATCTGTGTTGTACAGCATATAATCTTGTCTGacctttacagtttttatttcaaattaagcaATAGGTCATGAGAGGCGTTATGAGAGATTTCATCATGACTAAGGTAGGTACCACTCAGAGATGCATAATAGGGATAAAACAGCAATATGATAAAAGATACCAATCTGTTTTATACTATAAAGGTTGAAAATAAGGAAGCCTTCAGTTTTTCTTGTTTAGCTCATCACTTCCATGCACAATGACATTTTTAAACCGAGGATATCTTGTTTACTTAGACATAATAATAGTCCATGTGTTTTCTTACATGCTGTACTTTTCATATAGACGTCCTCATGAATTCAAAGTGTCTCCTCTCATTGTCCACCTTAAGGAGCCGTTGAgcctttctaatttaattattaaatctaATTTCATGTGTAATGGAATTACAGAAAAGACTTCATTACTGCCCGGCAGAATCTAAGCttataatacatttgaattgcttttacaatttatttgttCTGAAAACATGCTTACATGCTTAAATTAAAGAATATGCAACgcttcatttgaaaataaaagcaaacatttataatggcaattatgattttaaaagcttgcaagaaaaaaatagacTTTTCACACACCTGCTTCCACTCTTTTATGCAAAAATCTGTCAAAACATTtgctaaaacaaaaaaatcctgggAACTTCACACAACCCACTGGCGATGTGCGGAtgatatattttattgcattatgttCTCTTGGCACAACATAAATGAAACCACTTTCAGTTCATTTGTATCTCAGCAGCGGCTAGTATATCACTCAATTTTATTAGGCACCATAGATcagaaacccccccccccacacacacacacacacacacaccacaaccacCACACCGCCCCCCACCACCCAAACACACCTGACAAGATACTGTATACATCGTTTAAGTGTTTCATGCTGTGAGTTGACTCTAGGGAGTACATGTAACCAGAGCACCAGAGCCACATGAGATGCAGTTCACATAGCACACTGAAATTGGTTTAGTAAATCCACGCCTTTGTGAGATGCTGTCCTAGATGGCTGCCTATGACGCCTAACTGCtctgctctgaaaaaaaaaaaaaaaaaaaatctaacggaAATGTAATCCATGATCTATTTCTAAGATTTTTGAGAAAACGTAAATTTGTTCACAtacaaaatgtcatgttttttgcACTGAAAATGGAAACCTTAACATTACTGAATCATACCAACAAATATACTATTTGAAGGTTAAAGCAGGTAGTAACAGCTCTTTAAGGGAACAACTGCATTATACAAACTTGCaatagttataaagtcagaattgtgtgatgtaAACTTACAACTGTAAGAAAATAGTCTTTTTAAATCAGAACTGgatttataactcgcaattgcaaATTTAGATAgtcatatagttatatatatatatatatatatatatacatatagttatatatagttgttagaaagaaaaaaaaacagaaatgctaGATATAAACTAACAGTTTTGAGGAAAAAATGTGAGAATTGCGAATTTATATCATGGAATAGTGagggaaaaaaagacagaattgtaataaaaagttgcaattgccatttttagtttttatatagtgGTAGAAACAGGATTCCATATTTTGAGGACAATAATTTGGAAGAAAGTAGtaatttagttttgtgtttttatgtagATTGTAGATTAGAATGCTATGTTAAGTATTgattcacatactgtatacagtatgtattcatTATGAAACTTTTCAGAACTCAATGGACTTCTTCACTTCTCTATGAATTTGGAAGAAACAGAGTGTGGATATTGTTGTAACTTCCATTATATAATGCTGAATCAAATGGTATGATCACTTTCCTGTtttgccttttcttttttctttcacaaGACTCTTGCTAACATTGAATTTATTGGAGGTTATGTTTGACGATATTGCTCTCAATCACAAGAATCTATATCAATCCATCTGTGGACAATGCAGTTGTTTAGTAGAAGCTCTTAGACATGCTGCCACATTATTATATGAACCAGTTCTTTAATCATCTATCATGATCAAAATACAAAGAAGACTGCATTGCTCAGAAAGGAGGCAATGCAAGGTCATTTGTTACTAATAAAGAGTGCTGCACACCCCAGTAGCAAGGACTTCTTTccatgacatttttttatatggTAAATCTTGCTTCTCATGTTTATGGCACTCCTGTCTCATCATCTGTAAAGGGAGTGATCATTTTAATATTGCACAACTAGTTCTATTGTttgctgtgtgtttgttcagtaCAGTTTAGCTGCTACTGTTGCTGGGGAGATACTGCTGTATTTTGTACATGACTGATGCCTTAGGGAGAAAGTGATGTACCTGTCTTTATCACATCTTTATCAAGAGTTCAAGACGTCACAACTGTGGGGCTGCTCTCAAAAGTCATGATTTAAAGGAAATCAATCTGTAGCCTCATCTGTGATTATGAGGGAATCGCGGGGTGA is from Carassius auratus strain Wakin chromosome 13, ASM336829v1, whole genome shotgun sequence and encodes:
- the LOC113113007 gene encoding protein FAM83B-like produces the protein MNTVMESEFSLLSSSKGEFKAETYIQPHYKEAYRLAIDCLVKEGEASYRNFIKEEGICGFLSEEEICHITESAVQPPNSNHSEVVDCSQDDTSSTGTYWPTHSDTDPPNLDLGWPEVPHRRLKTSIDLLFHPPRQNSPTIKEVIRKQIQDARQVIAITMDIFTDVDIFKEVVDASVRGVSVYILLDHNNFKSFLNMVEKQDFQIQKLRNMRIRTVKGQEYCCRTGVKFHGGMGQNFFLVDCQKVFFGSYSFMWSYEKINLSMVQVITGQLVETYDEEFRTLYARSTVPAQFQTVSRHQCEMKPNGKMDSYLIHASQPFERKDHLRHTLDAVYRQACERRSGFSALREVEERPLVTPHARFLQDTSEYYKRHSYAGERQGPVYLPKLPKYGSSNWNVAAESNCYGGFSNNVDKQYESYVINPMFRGSNMRQSYHGHDKQALNMRQNLPSLANTSKSFLRTWRIESYLNNSNDEPYGENNDYLDQFEENKMAPPPHSRIRSSVVFTSTIPEQPETNNYSNNSASSNYDPSKIQSNAQMYSSSQWNQTAQHDDYMLTMRSLQILENSGSNKTNGSGRDPIYASLNESKNKFENKEHDYQQEDQYKRHGVANPRCNTYNSDLNEPSSYIYSSLPRRQKICNMSANENPRNQSYTPNLKEDKRSVSHHDFKKADETTSTSGNIWQELPSRTVSATFLDRDGNQPSKPNIASSQRFLKRSTKKIKSLLNIPQKGDSSPKGKNSESLQMGSSTDTILSDYNDNEQGNRYQDSTANSTKSFESSIMKQANGKISEAENCSVGLAGETSAPRFSTEELHPSHTPASAETSKTQEQPMVIFQNEKTDSTPKSDFLSKQQVSANRLYSKFDNSSYTNQQTQGNDNRFGRFIQRVGDLIQKNKY